From Bacillota bacterium, the proteins below share one genomic window:
- a CDS encoding ABC transporter ATP-binding protein encodes MGAVGANPVEALLNGEPILEVRNLVKHFPVRRGLIQSLRGGPIIALRAVDGVSFSVRKGEIFGVVGESGCGKTTLARTILRLTEPTSGSVRLEGTDVFGLGQGELKRLRRKMQIIFQDPYESMNPRMDVFTVISEPLRIQGLIGNRRDALPIVERVLEDVEMTPPEEYIPRYPHELSGGQRQRVAVARALALDPDFIVADEPVSMLDVSIRGEILNLMLNLARGRGVTFVYITHDLATARHICDRIAVMYLGKVVEEGPTDRIVKNPAHPYTRALIGAVFVPDPRRRGFGQVMKGEVPNPVNPPSGCRLHPRCPLTKDICKETEPEFREVEKGHRVACHLA; translated from the coding sequence ATGGGCGCAGTAGGGGCCAACCCCGTGGAAGCTCTTCTGAACGGTGAACCCATCCTCGAAGTCCGGAACCTCGTCAAGCACTTCCCTGTGAGGAGGGGGTTAATCCAATCGCTGCGCGGCGGACCCATCATCGCCCTCCGGGCCGTTGATGGCGTGAGTTTCAGCGTGCGAAAAGGCGAGATCTTCGGGGTCGTAGGCGAGTCCGGGTGCGGCAAGACCACACTTGCCAGGACAATTCTGCGCCTGACAGAGCCGACGTCAGGTTCGGTGAGGCTCGAGGGCACTGATGTCTTCGGACTTGGCCAGGGCGAGCTCAAAAGACTCCGCCGGAAGATGCAGATTATCTTCCAGGACCCGTACGAATCCATGAACCCCCGGATGGACGTGTTCACGGTGATCTCTGAACCTCTGAGGATCCAGGGGCTCATAGGGAACCGCCGGGATGCCCTTCCCATTGTCGAGCGGGTTCTCGAGGACGTGGAGATGACTCCGCCAGAGGAGTACATCCCCCGCTATCCCCATGAGCTCTCGGGTGGACAACGGCAGAGAGTTGCCGTGGCCAGGGCACTCGCTCTCGATCCCGATTTCATCGTGGCGGACGAGCCTGTCTCCATGCTGGACGTGTCCATACGCGGCGAGATTCTCAACCTGATGCTGAACCTCGCCCGTGGCCGTGGAGTGACGTTCGTCTACATTACGCACGACCTCGCCACAGCAAGGCACATATGCGACAGGATCGCCGTCATGTACTTGGGAAAAGTCGTTGAGGAAGGACCGACGGACAGGATCGTCAAGAACCCGGCGCACCCGTACACCAGAGCCCTGATCGGAGCAGTCTTCGTCCCGGATCCCAGGCGTCGAGGGTTCGGCCAGGTTATGAAGGGCGAGGTCCCGAATCCGGTCAACCCCCCATCCGGATGCAGGCTGCATCCAAGGTGCCCCCTGACGAAGGACATCTGCAAGGAGACTGAGCCGGAGTTTCGAGAGGTGGAGAAGGGGCACAGGGTCGCGTGTCACTTGGCCTGA